One segment of Leeia aquatica DNA contains the following:
- a CDS encoding sensor domain-containing protein: protein MKLHRLAPALAPIGLGLLLAIVIGLHPLGEAASQYLLLLLILPWLLWGIRRGGKRQILIATSLGMAASLLALMRQPQQSIQDALLALVTLSCCGALSLQARIWRQRHQRSEKVRLSQQDLLENLIRHAPALLYIKDVNSRYLLASESYNRLLGQPDGLAGKTLESLFPPDEAALIRHNDQLALNRGESLTVEETIHLDGEARTFLAIKAPFQDDSGHWAGLACSSVDITERKAAEQALKETESKFQALANLPLLGIFIVQDGQLVYLNEQMVSMTGYSAPELLVPLDQLPFLPAEEGRRLQRVIESRLRGDEPGYTQFRCHDKQGQVLDALAQSVHFSHRGRPAVIGILLDMTEKNRALEQLRLTAKVFENASEGIVITDAEGRITAVNDAFSRVTGYTEQQAIGKRSRIFSRNRAVGGLGEDALQQLQQHGYWQGDVQDKHRQGHTYPVWLSISAVHDEHGQLSHHVAVFSDITARKEAETRLHYLANHDPLTGLPNRTLLHETLQHAMQAARLHEESLALFFIDLDRFKIVNDSLGHDAGDQLLQAATRRLAEVIGQQALLARIGGDEFVVLLERCHEIPVAAQWAERFLQAMAQPFSILGREFYLGCSIGISLFPHDGSDGHTLLKNADLAMYRAKEAGKNTYQFFAPEMNTRAFEFLMIEHSLRQAMAHEQLELHYQPQVRLQDQHMVGVEALLRWQHPELGQVPPSRFIPLAEETGLIVSLGAWLLQQSCLQLKQWHQEGRQGLRLSVNLSPRQFNHGSLLPTVQAALQDSGIDPGCLELEITEGMIMQQPDEARRIMADLRRLGVRLAIDDFGTGYSSLANLKLFPIQTLKIDRAFITSLADSSSDRAIATTIIQLGKLLGMTVIAEGVENQQQLAFLNEHGCDIAQGYWFGAASRAASLPSSPVRSGAHPA from the coding sequence ATGAAGCTCCACCGGCTTGCCCCGGCTTTGGCCCCTATCGGTCTGGGTCTGCTGCTGGCCATTGTGATCGGGCTGCACCCACTGGGAGAAGCCGCCTCACAATATCTGCTGCTGCTGTTGATTTTGCCGTGGTTACTGTGGGGAATTCGGCGCGGTGGCAAGCGGCAGATCCTCATCGCCACCAGCCTTGGCATGGCGGCCAGCCTGCTGGCCTTGATGCGCCAACCCCAGCAAAGCATTCAGGATGCCTTGCTGGCCTTGGTCACCTTGAGCTGCTGTGGCGCGCTGTCACTCCAGGCCCGTATCTGGCGACAGCGTCACCAGCGATCCGAGAAAGTGCGCCTGTCCCAGCAGGATTTGCTGGAGAACCTGATCCGTCACGCCCCTGCGCTGCTCTACATCAAGGACGTGAACAGCCGCTACCTGCTGGCCAGCGAGAGTTATAACCGGCTGCTGGGTCAGCCGGATGGTCTGGCCGGAAAAACCCTGGAGTCACTGTTTCCGCCGGATGAGGCCGCCCTGATTCGCCATAATGACCAGCTGGCCCTGAATCGGGGGGAGAGCCTCACTGTAGAAGAAACCATACACCTTGACGGCGAAGCCCGAACCTTTCTGGCGATCAAGGCCCCGTTCCAGGACGACAGCGGGCACTGGGCCGGGCTCGCGTGCAGCTCAGTCGACATCACCGAGCGCAAAGCGGCCGAGCAGGCACTGAAGGAAACCGAGAGCAAATTCCAGGCCTTGGCCAACCTGCCTTTGCTGGGCATCTTCATTGTGCAGGACGGACAGCTGGTCTACCTGAACGAGCAAATGGTCAGCATGACGGGTTACAGCGCTCCGGAGCTACTGGTTCCACTGGATCAATTACCCTTCCTGCCGGCCGAAGAGGGTCGCCGTCTGCAGCGGGTAATTGAAAGCCGCCTGCGCGGCGATGAGCCGGGATATACCCAGTTCCGCTGCCATGACAAACAAGGGCAAGTGCTGGATGCTCTGGCTCAGTCCGTTCATTTCAGCCATCGCGGTCGCCCAGCCGTGATCGGCATTCTGCTGGACATGACGGAAAAGAACCGGGCACTGGAGCAATTGCGCCTGACGGCCAAGGTATTTGAGAATGCCAGCGAGGGCATCGTCATCACCGATGCCGAAGGACGCATCACCGCCGTCAATGACGCTTTCAGTCGTGTGACCGGCTACACCGAGCAGCAGGCCATCGGCAAGCGTTCGCGTATCTTCAGCCGCAACCGGGCCGTCGGTGGTCTTGGCGAGGATGCCCTGCAGCAACTGCAGCAGCATGGCTACTGGCAAGGTGATGTTCAGGACAAACACCGGCAGGGCCATACTTACCCGGTGTGGCTCAGCATCAGTGCGGTGCATGACGAGCATGGTCAGCTCAGCCATCACGTTGCGGTCTTTTCCGACATTACCGCCCGCAAGGAGGCGGAGACTCGCCTGCACTATCTGGCCAACCATGACCCGCTGACCGGACTCCCCAACCGCACGCTGCTGCATGAGACGTTGCAGCATGCGATGCAGGCGGCCCGCCTGCATGAAGAATCCCTGGCCCTGTTCTTTATTGACCTGGACCGCTTCAAGATCGTGAACGACAGTCTGGGCCATGATGCGGGCGATCAATTGCTACAGGCCGCCACCCGTCGCCTGGCAGAAGTCATCGGCCAGCAAGCCTTGCTCGCCCGTATTGGCGGGGATGAGTTCGTGGTACTGCTGGAGCGCTGTCACGAGATCCCGGTTGCCGCGCAATGGGCCGAGCGCTTTCTGCAGGCCATGGCCCAGCCGTTCAGCATCCTCGGGCGGGAGTTCTATCTGGGCTGCAGCATCGGCATCAGCCTGTTTCCGCATGATGGCTCGGACGGCCATACCCTGCTCAAGAATGCAGACCTCGCCATGTATCGGGCCAAAGAGGCAGGCAAGAACACCTACCAGTTCTTTGCACCGGAGATGAATACCCGCGCCTTCGAGTTTCTGATGATTGAGCATAGCCTGCGTCAGGCCATGGCTCATGAGCAGCTGGAGCTGCACTATCAGCCCCAGGTGCGCCTGCAGGATCAGCATATGGTCGGCGTTGAAGCGCTGCTGCGCTGGCAGCACCCGGAGCTGGGCCAGGTTCCGCCCTCCCGCTTCATTCCACTGGCCGAGGAAACCGGCCTGATTGTCAGCCTGGGGGCCTGGCTATTGCAGCAATCCTGCCTGCAGTTGAAGCAATGGCATCAGGAGGGCAGGCAGGGATTGCGGCTATCGGTCAACCTTTCGCCCCGTCAGTTCAACCATGGCTCGCTACTGCCAACCGTACAGGCCGCCTTACAGGACAGCGGTATTGATCCGGGCTGCCTGGAGCTGGAGATCACCGAGGGGATGATCATGCAGCAGCCCGACGAAGCCCGCCGCATCATGGCCGATCTGCGTCGTCTGGGGGTACGGCTGGCGATTGACGATTTTGGTACCGGCTACTCATCACTGGCCAACCTCAAGCTGTTTCCGATCCAGACGCTGAAAATCGACCGGGCCTTCATCACGAGTCTGGCGGATTCCAGCAGTGACCGCGCCATTGCCACCACCATCATTCAGCTGGGCAAACTGCTGGGTATGACCGTGATTGCAGAAGGCGTGGAAAACCAGCAGCAACTGGCCTTTCTGAATGAACATGGCTGCGATATTGCCCAAGGCTACTGGTTTGGCGCAGCCAGCCGGGCAGCCTCGCTACCCTCTTCCCCCGTCCGCTCAGGAGCTCACCCTGCATGA
- the fliW gene encoding flagellar assembly protein FliW, producing MQVMTEWFGPLDVDPETVLTFPAGLPGLEQCTRFQLLYDEGSAQPQVRWLQSLDQPEITFSVVDPSLFGVSYELTLTDEECALLDCQQAEQIAILMLLGRNPETRAVEPKVKYPILLNLEKRRGYQKPATRCELVFKNV from the coding sequence ATGCAAGTGATGACCGAATGGTTTGGCCCCCTGGATGTGGACCCGGAAACCGTGCTGACCTTTCCTGCCGGGTTGCCGGGGCTGGAGCAGTGTACCCGCTTCCAGCTGCTGTACGACGAAGGCAGTGCCCAGCCACAGGTACGCTGGCTGCAATCGCTGGACCAGCCGGAGATCACCTTCAGCGTGGTCGATCCCTCTCTGTTCGGGGTGAGCTATGAGCTGACCTTGACGGATGAAGAATGCGCCTTGCTGGATTGCCAGCAAGCCGAGCAGATTGCCATCCTGATGTTGCTGGGCCGGAATCCGGAAACGCGGGCGGTGGAGCCGAAAGTCAAGTACCCGATCTTGCTCAATCTGGAGAAGCGGCGCGGCTATCAAAAACCGGCAACACGTTGTGAACTGGTGTTCAAAAATGTTTGA
- a CDS encoding SPFH domain-containing protein: MQNVALILLVVAVILVFMSIRVVPQQSALIVERLGRFRAVLEPGLNVVLPMIDRVAYKHSLKEIPLDVPSQICITKDNTQLQVDGILYFQVTDPKLASYGTSDYILAITQLAQTTLRSVVGKMELDKTFEERDEINHTVVMALDEAAVNWGVKVLRYEIKDLTPPKDILHAMQAQITAEREKRALIAASEGRKQEQVNIATGEREAAIQRSEGDMQAAINQSEGEKQAAINKAQGESEAIRLVARATAEAIHMVAQTIKQPGGLEAVNLKVAEQYVEAFAKLAKTGNTLIVPSNLSDVSSLVSSAMQVVKNSGTSSQG, translated from the coding sequence ATGCAGAACGTTGCCCTGATCCTGTTGGTGGTCGCCGTCATTCTGGTATTCATGTCGATCCGCGTGGTGCCACAGCAAAGCGCGCTGATTGTGGAGCGACTGGGGCGCTTTCGCGCGGTGCTGGAACCTGGCCTCAATGTGGTGTTGCCGATGATTGACCGGGTGGCCTACAAGCATAGTTTGAAAGAAATCCCGCTGGACGTCCCCAGTCAGATTTGCATTACCAAGGACAATACCCAGCTGCAGGTGGATGGCATTCTGTATTTTCAGGTAACCGACCCCAAGCTGGCCTCCTACGGCACCAGTGATTACATCCTGGCCATTACCCAACTGGCGCAGACCACCTTGCGCTCGGTGGTGGGCAAGATGGAGCTGGACAAAACCTTTGAGGAGCGCGACGAGATCAACCACACAGTAGTGATGGCACTGGATGAGGCGGCCGTCAACTGGGGGGTGAAGGTGCTGCGTTATGAAATCAAGGATTTGACGCCGCCCAAGGACATCCTGCACGCCATGCAGGCACAGATCACCGCCGAGCGCGAAAAGCGTGCGCTGATTGCTGCCTCCGAAGGCCGCAAGCAGGAGCAGGTCAATATCGCCACAGGTGAACGTGAAGCCGCCATCCAGCGCTCAGAGGGCGACATGCAGGCGGCGATCAACCAGTCGGAAGGGGAAAAGCAGGCCGCCATCAACAAGGCGCAAGGCGAATCTGAAGCCATTCGGCTGGTGGCGCGTGCGACCGCCGAGGCTATTCATATGGTGGCGCAAACCATCAAGCAGCCGGGCGGACTGGAAGCCGTCAACCTGAAAGTGGCCGAACAATATGTCGAGGCGTTTGCCAAGCTGGCCAAGACCGGCAACACCCTGATCGTGCCGAGCAATCTGTCCGATGTCAGTAGCTTGGTCAGCAGCGCCATGCAAGTGGTCAAGAACAGCGGGACCAGCAGCCAAGGCTGA
- a CDS encoding acetyl-CoA carboxylase carboxyltransferase subunit alpha produces the protein MKTTFLEFEQPIAELEAKIEELRYVQDDSAVDISEEIERLQKKSQELTKSIYSKLTAVQISQVARHPQRPQLLDYVAGLFTDFQELHGDRAFADDKAIVGGMARFNGQTVMVIGHQKGRDSKEKVLRNFGMPKPEGYRKALRLMKLAEKFGIPVLTFVDTMGAYPGIGAEERGQSEAIGRNLFEMARLRVPVVCTVIGEGGSGGALAIAVGDVTLMLQYATYSVISPEGCASILWKTAERAPDAAEALGITASRLKTLGLIDKVVNEPVGGAHRDPRAMTASLKKALQEALKGLQTLPVDTLLDQRYDRLMAYGKFKEEAA, from the coding sequence ATGAAAACCACCTTTCTTGAGTTCGAGCAACCAATTGCCGAACTGGAAGCCAAAATTGAAGAGCTGCGCTATGTGCAGGATGATTCTGCCGTAGACATCTCGGAAGAGATCGAGCGGCTGCAGAAGAAAAGTCAGGAATTGACCAAGAGCATCTACAGCAAGCTGACGGCAGTGCAGATTTCGCAGGTGGCACGCCATCCGCAGCGCCCGCAGTTGCTGGACTATGTGGCGGGCCTGTTTACCGACTTTCAGGAACTGCATGGCGACCGTGCGTTTGCCGATGACAAGGCGATTGTCGGTGGCATGGCACGCTTCAATGGTCAAACGGTGATGGTGATTGGCCACCAGAAGGGGCGCGACTCGAAAGAAAAGGTGTTGCGCAACTTCGGCATGCCCAAACCGGAAGGCTATCGTAAGGCCTTGCGCCTGATGAAGCTGGCCGAGAAGTTTGGCATCCCGGTGCTGACCTTTGTTGATACCATGGGTGCGTATCCCGGGATCGGCGCGGAAGAGCGTGGCCAGTCTGAGGCGATTGGCCGCAACCTGTTTGAAATGGCCCGTCTGCGCGTGCCGGTGGTCTGCACGGTGATTGGTGAAGGAGGTTCCGGTGGGGCATTGGCCATTGCGGTGGGGGACGTCACCCTCATGCTGCAATACGCCACCTACTCGGTGATTTCGCCGGAAGGGTGTGCGTCCATTCTGTGGAAAACCGCCGAGCGTGCGCCGGATGCTGCAGAGGCGCTGGGTATTACCGCCAGCCGTCTGAAGACCCTGGGTCTGATCGACAAGGTGGTCAATGAACCCGTTGGTGGTGCACATCGTGACCCGCGCGCCATGACCGCTTCGCTGAAGAAAGCCTTGCAGGAAGCACTGAAAGGCTTGCAGACCCTGCCGGTGGATACCCTGCTGGATCAGCGTTACGATCGGCTGATGGCTTACGGCAAGTTCAAGGAAGAGGCCGCCTGA
- the earP gene encoding elongation factor P maturation arginine rhamnosyltransferase EarP, with translation MTPPRHWDLFCAVIDNFGDIGVCWRLARQLQHEYQQPVRLWVDDLTVFRQLCPSVDPTQAQQWVEGIEIVHWLPDRSLDHLQPGEVVIEAFACNPPEAFLTAMARQAVKPLWLNLEYLSAEDWVPGCHLLPSPHPRLPLRKYFFFPGFVPGTGGLLREDGLLAQVAADRQQRALFWQSLGLAIPEAALCVSLFAYENPCLTELLQAWQHSPVPIHCLMPPGRVVPDLLKALQWSELPVGRSGSRGALTVHALPFLSPRHYDQLLACCDLNFVRGEDSFVRAQWAAQAMVWHIYPQAEDAHVPKLEAFLDGYLSSADKTLATPLRQLWHAWNGLGPLADSWSALMAQWPRWQQHARQWQQQQAQQPSLADNLVEWAKTR, from the coding sequence ATGACCCCACCCCGACACTGGGACTTGTTCTGCGCTGTCATCGACAACTTTGGCGATATCGGCGTCTGCTGGCGGCTGGCACGCCAGCTGCAGCACGAGTATCAACAGCCCGTGCGGCTGTGGGTGGATGATCTGACCGTGTTCCGCCAGCTCTGCCCGAGCGTGGACCCGACACAAGCACAGCAATGGGTTGAGGGCATTGAGATCGTGCACTGGCTGCCGGACAGGTCCCTCGATCATCTCCAGCCCGGCGAGGTGGTCATCGAGGCCTTCGCCTGCAACCCGCCGGAGGCCTTTCTCACGGCCATGGCCCGGCAAGCCGTGAAGCCACTATGGCTGAATCTGGAGTACCTGAGTGCGGAGGACTGGGTGCCGGGCTGTCACCTGCTGCCCTCGCCCCACCCTCGTCTGCCCCTCCGCAAATATTTTTTCTTCCCTGGCTTTGTACCGGGTACCGGCGGCCTGTTACGCGAAGATGGGCTACTGGCCCAAGTGGCAGCAGATCGCCAGCAGCGTGCGCTGTTCTGGCAGTCATTGGGGCTGGCGATTCCGGAAGCAGCCTTGTGTGTCTCCCTGTTTGCCTACGAGAACCCCTGCCTGACCGAGTTGCTGCAGGCCTGGCAGCACAGTCCGGTGCCCATTCATTGCCTGATGCCGCCGGGTCGGGTCGTTCCTGATCTGCTGAAAGCCTTGCAGTGGTCCGAGCTGCCTGTTGGCCGCAGCGGCAGCCGGGGTGCGTTGACCGTACACGCCCTGCCCTTTCTGTCACCCCGCCACTACGATCAACTGCTGGCCTGCTGTGACCTGAACTTTGTTCGCGGCGAAGATTCCTTCGTGCGGGCACAATGGGCTGCACAAGCCATGGTGTGGCACATCTACCCTCAGGCGGAGGACGCCCATGTGCCCAAGCTGGAGGCCTTCCTCGATGGCTATCTGAGCTCTGCGGACAAGACACTGGCCACTCCGCTACGCCAGCTGTGGCATGCATGGAACGGCTTGGGTCCACTGGCGGACAGCTGGTCCGCCCTCATGGCGCAATGGCCGCGCTGGCAGCAACACGCCCGCCAATGGCAGCAGCAACAGGCGCAGCAGCCCTCGCTGGCAGACAATCTGGTCGAATGGGCCAAAACACGTTAG
- a CDS encoding NfeD family protein encodes MHFSPVSFWLICGLVLVGLELLTGTFYLLIIGVGTLLAAAAAWLGQGPVIQLLAASIGSLLGVLLLWQRRKADTGLAAASPSLDIGQQVERISNPQDRLQVRYRGTVWQAEWLNAPAAEGVPLYIHAMRQNVLIISDQPVQQT; translated from the coding sequence ATGCATTTCTCCCCTGTGAGCTTCTGGCTGATTTGCGGACTGGTGCTGGTCGGTCTGGAATTGCTGACTGGCACGTTCTATCTGCTGATCATCGGTGTTGGCACGCTGCTGGCTGCGGCTGCGGCCTGGCTCGGTCAAGGCCCGGTCATCCAGCTGCTGGCGGCCAGCATCGGCAGCCTGCTGGGTGTGTTGCTGTTGTGGCAGCGACGCAAAGCCGATACCGGTCTGGCAGCCGCCTCGCCCAGTCTGGACATTGGTCAACAGGTGGAGCGCATCTCAAACCCGCAAGACCGTTTGCAAGTTCGCTACCGAGGTACGGTGTGGCAGGCCGAGTGGCTTAATGCGCCGGCCGCCGAAGGGGTGCCGCTGTATATTCATGCCATGCGTCAAAATGTGCTGATCATCAGCGATCAGCCGGTGCAGCAAACCTGA
- a CDS encoding SPOR domain-containing protein — translation MNAPSTEVRQQAIRRLLIGIALILVAIVVLNALSRLKESQRRELLASAPTVASLAVEEPVASQPAPAASTALPASAASEPLSAASQAQTASAPVAASVAPKPQPPVVLNHTGLPPVATTPAATTAPPVKPQAAPAATPPKPSQASGAATAPTSQPKLTTKPQAAPSASPAQPATPPAAPPTPQALPLPVKLTGAAEGQYQVQLGLFSHPDNATALLRRLQENGVAAHLESRVVLGPFKDKASAKAAVAQLRALGVQPIVVGGGE, via the coding sequence ATGAACGCCCCCAGCACTGAGGTACGTCAGCAAGCCATCCGACGCCTGTTGATCGGCATTGCCCTGATTCTGGTCGCCATTGTCGTGCTCAATGCCCTGTCCCGGCTGAAAGAAAGCCAGCGGCGTGAGTTACTGGCCTCCGCGCCAACCGTCGCCTCGCTGGCGGTGGAAGAACCGGTGGCCAGCCAGCCAGCCCCCGCAGCCAGCACCGCCCTGCCCGCCTCCGCCGCCAGCGAACCCTTGTCGGCGGCCAGTCAAGCGCAGACTGCCAGTGCACCGGTAGCGGCGTCCGTTGCCCCCAAACCGCAACCGCCGGTTGTCCTTAACCATACCGGCCTGCCACCGGTTGCCACCACGCCAGCGGCAACAACGGCACCGCCCGTCAAACCACAAGCCGCACCCGCGGCAACGCCGCCCAAGCCAAGTCAAGCTTCCGGCGCGGCGACTGCTCCCACAAGCCAGCCCAAGCTCACGACAAAACCGCAGGCAGCCCCCTCTGCCAGCCCCGCCCAACCGGCAACCCCACCTGCCGCCCCCCCCACCCCTCAAGCCCTCCCGCTCCCTGTCAAATTAACCGGTGCCGCCGAGGGTCAATATCAGGTGCAGCTGGGGCTGTTCAGCCACCCGGACAACGCCACGGCCCTGTTGCGACGCTTGCAGGAAAACGGGGTGGCTGCCCATCTGGAAAGCCGGGTGGTACTGGGCCCCTTCAAGGACAAAGCCAGCGCCAAGGCGGCTGTCGCCCAGCTACGCGCGCTGGGCGTACAGCCTATCGTGGTGGGCGGGGGCGAGTAA
- the efp gene encoding elongation factor P gives MKTAQELRSGNVFMVGSDPMVVQKTEFSKSGRNASVVKMKMKNLLTGAASEAVYKADEKFDVVVLEKRECTYSYFADPMYVFMDAEYNQYEVEKDNLGDVLNFLEDGMEDQCEVVFYDGKAISVELPTTIVREVAYTEPVARGDTSGKVMKAARLASGFELQVAAFIEIGEKIEIDSRTGEFKRRA, from the coding sequence ATGAAAACCGCTCAGGAACTCCGCTCTGGCAACGTGTTCATGGTTGGCAGCGACCCGATGGTCGTGCAGAAAACCGAATTCTCCAAGTCTGGCCGTAACGCCTCGGTCGTGAAGATGAAGATGAAGAACCTGCTGACCGGCGCTGCTTCGGAAGCCGTTTACAAGGCCGATGAAAAATTCGACGTGGTGGTGCTGGAAAAGCGTGAATGCACCTACTCCTACTTTGCCGACCCGATGTATGTGTTCATGGACGCCGAGTACAACCAGTACGAAGTGGAAAAGGACAACCTGGGTGACGTGCTGAACTTCCTGGAAGACGGCATGGAAGACCAGTGCGAAGTGGTGTTCTACGATGGCAAGGCCATCTCGGTTGAACTGCCGACCACCATCGTGCGCGAAGTGGCTTACACCGAGCCGGTCGCCCGTGGCGACACTTCTGGCAAGGTGATGAAGGCTGCGCGTCTGGCCAGCGGCTTCGAGCTGCAAGTAGCTGCCTTCATCGAAATCGGTGAAAAGATCGAAATCGATTCCCGCACCGGTGAATTCAAGCGCCGCGCCTGA
- a CDS encoding UDP-glucose dehydrogenase family protein — MKITVVGSGYVGLVSGACLADVGNMVLCLDVDARKVARLQQGEVPIHEPGLDEVIRRNVAAGRLSFTTDAAEAAAFGTVQFIAVGTPPGEDGSADLQYVLAAARQLARHMTEYRVIVDKSTVPVGTADQVRQAVQQELQARGVDIPFSVVSNPEFLKEGAAIEDFMRPDRIVVGCEDETARKLMRELYAPFQRNHDRMVWMDVRSAELTKYAANAMLATRISFMNELANLAERLGADIELVRQGIGSDPRIGYHFLYPGIGYGGSCFPKDVQALQRTAQASGVELAVLAAVEHANEQQKQRLVDKVVQRFGEDLVGRHFALWGLAFKPNTDDMREAPSLTILQGLLQRGATVAVFDPIAMETGRVAMQAAGIALDRVQFAESANAAVAQADALLIATEWKPFRSPDFEWLKQALKTPVIFDGRNLYDPALVRAQGFEYLAMGR; from the coding sequence TTGAAGATTACCGTAGTCGGTTCCGGTTATGTCGGGCTGGTCAGTGGCGCTTGTCTGGCCGATGTGGGCAATATGGTGCTGTGTCTGGATGTGGATGCCCGCAAGGTCGCCCGCCTGCAGCAGGGCGAAGTGCCGATCCATGAGCCGGGGCTGGATGAAGTGATCCGCCGTAATGTGGCGGCAGGCCGCCTGTCGTTTACCACCGATGCAGCTGAGGCGGCTGCCTTTGGCACCGTGCAGTTCATCGCGGTGGGGACGCCGCCGGGTGAGGATGGCTCGGCGGATCTGCAGTATGTACTGGCGGCGGCCCGACAGTTGGCGCGCCATATGACGGAATACCGTGTGATCGTGGACAAGTCCACGGTACCGGTGGGTACCGCCGATCAGGTACGGCAGGCGGTACAGCAGGAGCTGCAGGCGCGGGGTGTGGATATCCCGTTCAGCGTGGTATCCAATCCGGAGTTCCTGAAGGAAGGGGCGGCCATTGAAGATTTCATGCGCCCCGACCGCATCGTGGTCGGGTGTGAGGATGAGACGGCACGCAAACTGATGCGTGAGCTGTATGCGCCGTTCCAGCGTAATCATGACCGCATGGTGTGGATGGACGTGCGCTCTGCCGAGCTGACCAAGTATGCAGCGAATGCCATGCTGGCGACGCGGATTTCCTTCATGAACGAACTGGCCAATCTGGCCGAACGCCTGGGCGCGGACATTGAGCTGGTCCGCCAAGGCATCGGCTCTGACCCGCGCATTGGCTATCATTTTCTCTATCCGGGCATTGGTTATGGTGGCTCCTGCTTCCCTAAGGACGTGCAGGCCCTGCAGCGCACTGCGCAGGCTTCGGGCGTCGAACTGGCGGTGCTGGCAGCGGTAGAGCATGCCAATGAGCAGCAGAAGCAGCGACTGGTGGATAAGGTGGTGCAACGCTTTGGTGAGGACCTGGTCGGGCGGCATTTTGCCCTGTGGGGACTGGCATTCAAGCCCAATACCGACGACATGCGTGAAGCGCCCAGCCTGACCATCCTGCAAGGGCTGTTGCAGCGCGGTGCGACGGTGGCGGTGTTTGACCCGATTGCCATGGAGACCGGACGGGTGGCGATGCAGGCTGCCGGTATCGCGCTGGATCGCGTGCAGTTTGCTGAATCGGCCAATGCAGCGGTGGCGCAAGCCGATGCCTTGCTGATCGCTACCGAGTGGAAGCCATTCCGTAGCCCGGACTTCGAGTGGTTAAAGCAAGCGCTGAAAACGCCGGTCATCTTTGACGGGCGGAACCTGTACGATCCGGCACTGGTACGCGCCCAAGGCTTTGAATATCTGGCGATGGGACGTTAA
- the tilS gene encoding tRNA lysidine(34) synthetase TilS: MQASPYHALDEALSRLAEPPRQLWVALSGGLDSVCLLHAAQHWAKAHAVPLAACHVHHGLQAVAEEWVTFCEQLCSRWQIPLTVQRCQVARKGGESLEAVARRHRYQALYQTAEDVLLLAQHQDDQMETLFMQLLRGAGPEGLQGMASEQAVGTLRQLRPWLALPRQTLETYAQQHQLPWVEDPSNQDTRFDRNFWRQQLLPQLAQRYPAYRQTLTRSQWVQQDAAACLAELAEQDRVTVAEGEGLSVAALLALPAHRQRNLLRHQLCVRHQQRPPSWRWLEALREALQAVRPDALLQVSLPGAAGSVRVYRGVLYWVADFTPPREACDWVVQYGDTALPGWGGRVQVRATEQGGWPVAWLGQTLRIAPRQGGEVLKRHAKQPRQTLVKLWQAAGVPPWQRERTPLFHAEGHLVWVPGLGHDHTLQGAADMPGLEVVWRPD, from the coding sequence ATGCAAGCAAGTCCCTATCACGCGCTGGATGAAGCGTTATCCCGTCTGGCAGAGCCGCCACGCCAGCTGTGGGTGGCTTTGTCGGGCGGACTGGACTCGGTGTGCCTGCTGCATGCCGCACAGCATTGGGCCAAAGCGCATGCCGTACCGCTGGCCGCCTGCCATGTCCACCATGGTCTGCAGGCCGTGGCAGAGGAATGGGTCACGTTTTGTGAGCAGCTGTGCAGCCGCTGGCAGATTCCCCTGACAGTGCAGCGCTGCCAAGTGGCACGAAAAGGTGGCGAGAGTCTGGAGGCGGTGGCGCGGCGTCATCGCTATCAGGCCTTGTACCAGACCGCTGAGGACGTGCTGTTGCTGGCTCAGCATCAGGACGACCAGATGGAAACCCTGTTCATGCAGCTGCTGCGCGGGGCGGGGCCGGAGGGTCTGCAAGGCATGGCCAGCGAGCAGGCGGTGGGTACGTTGCGTCAATTGCGTCCCTGGCTGGCACTGCCGCGTCAAACGCTGGAGACGTATGCTCAGCAGCATCAGCTGCCATGGGTGGAGGACCCGAGCAATCAGGATACCCGCTTTGACCGCAATTTCTGGCGGCAGCAGCTGCTGCCGCAACTGGCGCAGCGCTACCCCGCCTACCGGCAGACCTTGACCCGCAGCCAGTGGGTGCAACAGGATGCAGCAGCCTGCCTTGCCGAGCTGGCGGAGCAGGACAGGGTAACGGTGGCTGAGGGCGAGGGTCTGTCGGTTGCCGCCTTGCTGGCCTTGCCCGCACACCGGCAGCGTAACCTGCTGCGCCATCAGCTGTGTGTGCGGCATCAGCAGCGCCCGCCTTCCTGGCGCTGGCTGGAGGCGCTGCGCGAAGCCTTGCAGGCGGTGCGGCCAGATGCCCTCTTGCAAGTCTCGCTGCCAGGCGCGGCGGGCAGCGTGCGGGTGTATCGCGGTGTGCTGTACTGGGTGGCCGACTTTACCCCGCCGCGTGAAGCGTGCGACTGGGTGGTGCAGTACGGTGACACCGCCTTGCCCGGCTGGGGAGGCCGGGTGCAGGTGCGCGCCACCGAGCAGGGTGGCTGGCCAGTGGCCTGGCTGGGGCAGACCCTGCGCATTGCACCGAGGCAGGGTGGGGAAGTGCTGAAGCGGCACGCCAAACAGCCTCGCCAGACCTTGGTCAAGCTATGGCAGGCGGCAGGAGTGCCGCCCTGGCAGCGGGAGCGGACGCCGCTGTTTCATGCGGAAGGTCACTTGGTGTGGGTGCCGGGACTCGGCCATGATCACACGCTGCAGGGGGCGGCTGATATGCCTGGCCTGGAGGTGGTGTGGCGGCCAGACTGA